One genomic segment of Ancylobacter sp. IITR112 includes these proteins:
- a CDS encoding D-amino acid dehydrogenase yields the protein MRHIAVIGAGITGVTTAYALHQKGYDVTVIDRQRYSAMETSFANGGQLSASNAEVWNSWATVLKGIKWMFTPDAPLLMNPKPSWHKYSWMAEFLANIPNYEANTVETTRLAIQARTHMFDIAKREGIDFNHETRGILHIYRDKEAQDNARKVSALYAKGGLERREVTPEEIRAIEPTLHGKYYGGFFTPSDSTGDIHKFTYGLAEVCRRRGVRFINEASVERVAHTGTGKDGTGVEVTFSIAPDAEDALPRRETLAFDGAVICAGIGSRTIAAGLGDRVNIYPVKGYSITVMLDDEESQKAAPWVSLLDDKTKIVTSRLGKDRFRVAGTAEFNGENRDIRADRIRPLVDWTRKLFPGVNTARVVPWAGLRPMMPDMMPRVAAGKKPGVFYNTGHGHLGWTLSCATAEIIAAKVADALPVETPSAQVFRLAAE from the coding sequence ATGCGCCATATCGCCGTTATCGGTGCCGGTATCACCGGCGTGACCACCGCCTATGCCCTCCACCAGAAGGGTTATGACGTCACCGTCATCGACCGCCAGCGCTACAGCGCGATGGAAACCTCCTTCGCCAATGGCGGGCAGCTTTCCGCCTCCAATGCCGAGGTGTGGAACTCCTGGGCCACCGTGCTCAAGGGCATCAAATGGATGTTCACGCCGGACGCCCCGCTGCTGATGAACCCCAAGCCCTCCTGGCACAAATATTCCTGGATGGCCGAGTTCCTCGCCAACATCCCGAACTACGAGGCCAACACGGTCGAGACCACCCGTCTCGCCATTCAGGCCCGCACCCACATGTTCGACATCGCCAAGCGCGAGGGCATCGACTTCAACCACGAGACCCGCGGCATCCTGCACATCTACCGTGACAAGGAAGCCCAGGATAATGCCCGCAAGGTTTCCGCCCTCTATGCCAAAGGCGGGCTGGAGCGGCGCGAGGTGACGCCGGAGGAAATCCGCGCCATCGAGCCGACGCTGCACGGCAAATACTATGGCGGCTTCTTCACCCCGTCCGATTCCACCGGCGACATTCACAAATTCACCTATGGGCTGGCGGAAGTGTGCCGGCGCCGTGGCGTGCGCTTCATCAACGAGGCCAGCGTCGAGCGCGTCGCCCATACCGGCACCGGCAAGGACGGCACCGGGGTGGAGGTGACCTTCTCCATCGCCCCCGACGCCGAGGACGCGCTGCCCCGCCGCGAGACGCTCGCCTTCGATGGTGCGGTGATCTGCGCCGGCATCGGCTCGCGCACTATTGCCGCCGGGCTCGGCGACCGGGTGAACATCTACCCGGTCAAGGGCTACTCGATCACGGTGATGCTCGACGACGAGGAGAGCCAGAAGGCCGCGCCCTGGGTCAGCCTGCTCGACGACAAGACCAAGATCGTCACCTCGCGCCTCGGCAAGGATCGCTTCCGCGTCGCCGGCACCGCCGAGTTCAACGGCGAGAACCGCGACATCCGCGCCGACCGCATCCGCCCGCTGGTCGACTGGACCCGCAAGCTGTTCCCCGGCGTGAACACCGCCCGCGTGGTGCCGTGGGCCGGGCTGCGGCCGATGATGCCGGACATGATGCCGCGCGTCGCCGCCGGCAAGAAGCCCGGCGTTTTCTACAATACCGGCCACGGGCATCTCGGCTGGACGCTGTCCTGCGCCACCGCCGAGATCATCGCCGCCAAGGTGGCGGACGCCCTGCCGGTGGAGACGCCCTCGGCACAGGTGTTCCGCCTCGCGGCGGAGTGA
- the nadC gene encoding carboxylating nicotinate-nucleotide diphosphorylase, translated as MPSNLSPLPRLMVEPLIRAALLEDLGRAGDVTTEACIPATARFEAVIASRQHGVIAGIDAAVIAFELIDPALKLVVERSDGAEVAPGDVVLRLEGSARSILTAERVALNIACRMSGIATATAGLVAIARQHGKAQIVCTRKTTPGLRALEKHAVRAGGGSNHRFGLDDAVLIKDNHIAVAGGVVPAIRAAKAHAGHMVKIEVEVDTLAQLDAAMAEGVDAVLLDNMTPAMLTDAVALVAGRALTEASGRVSRETVGPIAASGVDLISVGWITHSAPILDLGLDAAGA; from the coding sequence ATGCCATCTAACCTCTCCCCCCTCCCCCGCCTGATGGTGGAACCCCTCATCCGCGCCGCGCTGCTGGAAGATCTCGGCCGCGCCGGCGACGTGACGACGGAGGCCTGCATCCCCGCCACCGCCCGCTTCGAGGCGGTGATCGCCTCGCGCCAGCACGGGGTGATCGCCGGGATCGACGCGGCGGTGATCGCCTTCGAACTGATCGACCCGGCGCTGAAGCTGGTGGTCGAGCGGAGCGACGGCGCCGAGGTGGCGCCGGGCGACGTGGTGCTGCGGCTGGAAGGCTCCGCCCGCTCCATCCTCACCGCCGAGCGCGTGGCGCTGAACATCGCCTGCCGCATGTCCGGCATCGCCACCGCCACGGCGGGGCTCGTCGCCATCGCCCGCCAGCATGGCAAGGCGCAGATCGTCTGCACCCGAAAGACCACGCCGGGCCTGCGCGCGCTGGAAAAGCACGCGGTGCGGGCGGGCGGTGGCTCCAACCACCGCTTCGGCCTCGATGACGCCGTGCTGATCAAGGACAACCACATCGCCGTCGCCGGCGGGGTGGTGCCGGCGATCCGCGCCGCCAAGGCGCATGCCGGCCACATGGTGAAGATCGAGGTCGAGGTCGACACGCTGGCCCAGCTCGACGCGGCGATGGCGGAAGGTGTCGACGCGGTGCTGCTCGACAACATGACCCCCGCCATGCTCACCGATGCGGTGGCGCTGGTGGCGGGCCGCGCGCTCACCGAAGCCTCCGGCCGCGTCTCGCGCGAGACGGTGGGGCCGATCGCCGCGAGCGGCGTCGACCTCATCTCGGTCGGCTGGATCACCCATTCCGCGCCGATTCTCGACCTCGGGCTCGACGCGGCGGGGGCGTGA
- a CDS encoding L-aspartate oxidase, translating to MNQSRENIVVVGGGVAGLATALRLAPLPVTLVVASPLGAEAATGWAQGGIAAALGADDRPDLHAIDTLAAGAGLSEPLVARRVAAAAEEAIDWLLGLGTPFDRNPNGSLALGLEAAHSRRRIVHAEGDGTGRVVLEALTRAVRACPSITLLEGWRAGELLTDGNGRIAGLAARDREGRVLTLAARAVVLATGGLGGLYGATTNPLGAVGSGLALAARAGAVLRDMEFVQFHPTAMAVGEAPERAASGGPAPMPLATEALRGEGARLVNGRGERFMAEVPGQELAPRDVVARAIFAQFAAGESVVLDARMKHIETRFPGVVALCRAHGLDPALTPIPVRPAAHYHMGGIRVDAAGRASVAGLWACGEVASTGLHGANRLASNSLLEALAYARWIAQDIAGEDAAPGAPRPPAAPRPRSPARAEIRALMDRQVGVVREAGGLEAAAARLGALADRDGCDFSLVALAITEAALRRCESRGGHFRADHPAPGAVARHSETRFADTPAPAIENRQVA from the coding sequence GTGAACCAGTCGCGTGAGAACATCGTCGTGGTCGGCGGCGGGGTGGCGGGCCTTGCCACCGCGCTGCGGCTCGCCCCGCTCCCGGTCACGCTGGTCGTCGCCTCGCCCCTGGGGGCGGAGGCCGCCACCGGCTGGGCGCAGGGCGGCATCGCCGCCGCGCTCGGCGCCGACGACCGGCCGGACCTGCACGCCATCGACACGCTCGCCGCCGGCGCCGGCCTTTCCGAGCCGCTGGTGGCGCGCCGTGTCGCCGCGGCGGCGGAGGAGGCGATCGACTGGCTGCTCGGCCTCGGCACGCCGTTCGACCGCAACCCCAATGGCAGCCTCGCCCTCGGGCTGGAGGCCGCGCATTCCCGCCGGCGCATCGTCCATGCCGAGGGCGACGGCACCGGCCGGGTGGTGCTTGAGGCGCTGACCCGCGCCGTGCGCGCCTGTCCCTCGATCACGCTGCTGGAAGGCTGGCGGGCGGGCGAACTTCTCACCGACGGCAATGGCCGCATCGCCGGCCTCGCCGCACGCGACCGCGAAGGGCGCGTGCTCACCCTCGCCGCCCGCGCCGTGGTGCTGGCCACCGGCGGGCTCGGCGGGCTCTATGGCGCCACCACCAACCCGCTCGGCGCGGTCGGCTCTGGTCTGGCGCTGGCGGCGCGGGCGGGAGCAGTGCTGCGCGACATGGAATTCGTGCAGTTCCACCCGACCGCGATGGCGGTGGGCGAAGCCCCCGAACGCGCTGCCTCTGGCGGCCCGGCGCCGATGCCGCTCGCCACCGAGGCGCTGCGCGGCGAAGGCGCCCGGCTGGTCAATGGGCGCGGCGAGCGCTTCATGGCCGAGGTGCCGGGGCAGGAACTCGCCCCGCGCGACGTGGTGGCGCGCGCCATCTTCGCCCAGTTCGCCGCCGGCGAAAGCGTGGTGCTCGACGCGCGGATGAAACATATCGAGACGCGCTTCCCCGGCGTCGTCGCCCTGTGCCGCGCCCATGGTCTCGACCCGGCACTGACGCCGATCCCGGTGCGGCCGGCGGCGCATTACCATATGGGCGGCATTCGTGTGGACGCGGCGGGGCGCGCCAGCGTGGCGGGGCTGTGGGCCTGCGGCGAGGTCGCCTCGACCGGCCTGCACGGCGCCAACCGGCTCGCCAGCAACTCGCTGCTGGAAGCGCTCGCCTATGCAAGGTGGATCGCGCAGGACATCGCCGGCGAGGACGCCGCGCCGGGAGCGCCGCGCCCACCCGCCGCCCCGCGCCCGCGCTCCCCGGCCCGGGCGGAGATCCGCGCGCTGATGGACCGGCAGGTCGGCGTGGTGCGCGAGGCCGGCGGGCTGGAGGCCGCCGCCGCCCGGCTCGGCGCCCTCGCCGACCGCGACGGCTGCGACTTCTCGCTGGTGGCGCTGGCGATCACTGAGGCCGCGCTGCGGCGCTGCGAGAGCCGGGGCGGGCATTTCCGCGCCGACCACCCCGCCCCCGGCGCGGTGGCCCGGCACTCCGAGACGCGATTCGCCGACACGCCCGCCCCTGCCATTGAAAACAGGCAGGTGGCGTGA
- the nadA gene encoding quinolinate synthase NadA: MLEFDVPAAAEPTESFAPAFAAPAAAPALGQLYARVAKHVTPAEWPLIAREVEAIERLKRARNAVVLGHNYQAPEIFNTVADIVGDSLALAREAVTVDADVIVMAGVHFMAETAKLLNPSKTVLMPDMGAGCSLADSITAADIRLLKERYPGVPVVTYVNTSAEVKAESDYCCTSGNAVKVVRAVAKEWGVNRILMLPDEFLAQNVQKDVPELELIAWKGHCEVHERFTPQDIRDLRENHPGVVVLAHPECPPEVVAEADYAGSTAGMADYVRDEKPARVVLITECSMADNVAVNHPDIEFVRPCNLCPHMRRITLPNIRRALETMTTQVEIDPAIADRARLAVERMLAIR, encoded by the coding sequence ATGCTGGAGTTCGATGTCCCGGCGGCTGCCGAGCCCACCGAGTCCTTCGCGCCCGCTTTCGCGGCGCCCGCCGCCGCACCGGCCCTTGGGCAGCTCTATGCCCGCGTCGCCAAGCATGTCACCCCGGCGGAATGGCCGCTGATCGCCCGCGAGGTCGAGGCGATCGAGCGGCTGAAGCGCGCGCGCAACGCCGTGGTGCTCGGCCACAATTACCAGGCGCCGGAAATCTTCAACACGGTGGCCGACATCGTCGGGGATTCGCTGGCCCTCGCCCGCGAGGCGGTGACGGTGGATGCCGATGTCATCGTCATGGCCGGCGTGCATTTCATGGCCGAGACCGCCAAGCTGTTGAACCCCTCCAAGACCGTGCTGATGCCGGATATGGGCGCGGGCTGCTCGCTGGCCGACAGCATCACCGCCGCCGATATCCGCCTGCTGAAAGAGCGCTATCCCGGCGTGCCTGTTGTCACCTATGTCAACACCTCGGCCGAGGTGAAAGCCGAGAGCGATTATTGCTGCACGTCCGGCAACGCGGTCAAAGTGGTGCGCGCGGTGGCGAAGGAATGGGGCGTCAACCGCATCCTCATGCTGCCGGACGAGTTCCTCGCGCAGAATGTGCAGAAAGACGTTCCCGAGCTGGAGCTGATCGCCTGGAAGGGCCATTGCGAGGTGCATGAGCGCTTCACCCCGCAGGACATTCGCGACCTGCGCGAGAACCATCCCGGCGTCGTGGTGCTGGCGCATCCGGAATGCCCGCCCGAAGTGGTGGCGGAGGCCGATTATGCCGGCTCCACCGCCGGCATGGCGGATTATGTCCGCGACGAGAAGCCGGCGCGGGTGGTGCTGATCACCGAATGCTCGATGGCCGACAATGTGGCGGTGAACCACCCGGACATCGAGTTCGTGCGCCCGTGCAACCTCTGCCCGCATATGCGGCGCATCACCCTGCCCAATATCCGCCGGGCGCTGGAGACGATGACCACGCAGGTGGAAATCGACCCCGCCATTGCCGACCGCGCCCGCCTCGCGGTGGAGCGCATGCTGGCGATCCGCTGA
- a CDS encoding type II toxin-antitoxin system RelB/DinJ family antitoxin — translation MAQTSMIHIRIDDETKERATQAVQAMGLSLSDAVRLFLHRVVADQALPFAVRVPNAETQAALREADEIVAARRARFSTADALFDDIEANAGK, via the coding sequence ATGGCCCAGACGAGCATGATCCATATCCGTATCGACGATGAGACCAAGGAGCGCGCCACCCAGGCTGTTCAGGCCATGGGACTGTCGCTGTCGGACGCGGTCCGGTTGTTCCTCCATCGTGTGGTGGCGGATCAAGCGCTGCCTTTCGCCGTGCGGGTGCCCAACGCGGAAACCCAGGCGGCCCTGCGCGAGGCGGACGAGATCGTCGCAGCGCGCCGTGCCCGCTTCTCCACGGCGGACGCGCTTTTCGATGACATCGAAGCGAACGCCGGAAAGTAA
- a CDS encoding type II toxin-antitoxin system YafQ family toxin, with protein MTSKRTPESKRAALPRIADYTRSFLKDWERLSRSGRFDMRRLKQAMLLLIANDGPLGPEWLDHPLKGDWQGHRECHIGGDFLLIYTADDSGKTGLVVFVRAGTHADLFDE; from the coding sequence ATGACATCGAAGCGAACGCCGGAAAGTAAGCGGGCGGCGCTGCCGCGCATCGCCGATTACACACGGTCTTTCCTGAAGGACTGGGAGCGGCTGTCACGGTCCGGGCGCTTCGACATGAGGCGCCTCAAGCAGGCGATGCTGCTGCTCATCGCCAATGACGGACCGCTCGGCCCGGAGTGGCTCGACCATCCGTTGAAGGGCGACTGGCAAGGCCACCGCGAATGTCACATTGGCGGCGACTTCCTGCTGATTTACACGGCCGACGACAGCGGCAAGACCGGGCTTGTTGTCTTCGTCCGCGCCGGCACGCATGCCGATCTCTTTGACGAATAG
- a CDS encoding aldo/keto reductase, with amino-acid sequence MSGKVVLPGGHRVPALGIGTWMMGERPEARAEETESVRLGVELGLTLVDTAEMYGEGACERFLGEALAGLRDKVFLVSKVYPHNASRAGVVSACERSLRRLKTDHIDLYLLHWRGSVPLAETIIGFEHLKSQGKIRDWGVSNFDTDDMNELYETPGGEGCATNQVLYNLTRRGPEWDLLPWLQEHEIPLMAYSPIERGRLKSTGVLADLAAKHNARPYQIALAWALRMPGNIVIPKASRAAHMRENAGARDIRLDAEDLAALDAAFPPPSRRRALEML; translated from the coding sequence ATGAGCGGCAAGGTGGTTCTACCCGGCGGACACAGGGTTCCGGCGCTTGGCATCGGCACCTGGATGATGGGCGAGCGCCCGGAGGCGCGCGCCGAGGAGACCGAATCGGTGCGCCTCGGCGTCGAGCTCGGCCTCACATTGGTCGATACGGCGGAAATGTATGGCGAGGGCGCCTGCGAGCGCTTTCTCGGCGAGGCGCTGGCCGGGCTGCGCGACAAGGTTTTCCTTGTCTCCAAGGTCTACCCGCACAATGCGAGCCGCGCCGGGGTCGTCTCCGCCTGCGAGCGCAGCCTGCGCCGGCTGAAGACCGATCATATCGACCTGTATCTGCTGCACTGGCGCGGCAGCGTGCCGCTGGCCGAGACCATCATCGGCTTCGAACACCTCAAGAGCCAGGGCAAGATCCGCGACTGGGGCGTGTCGAATTTCGACACGGACGACATGAACGAATTGTACGAGACCCCGGGCGGCGAGGGCTGCGCCACCAATCAGGTGCTCTACAACCTCACCCGTCGCGGGCCGGAATGGGACCTTCTGCCCTGGCTGCAGGAACATGAAATTCCGCTGATGGCCTACAGCCCGATCGAGCGCGGGCGGCTGAAGAGCACCGGCGTGCTGGCCGATCTCGCCGCCAAGCACAATGCCCGGCCCTATCAGATCGCGCTCGCCTGGGCGCTGCGCATGCCCGGCAACATCGTCATCCCCAAGGCCTCGCGCGCCGCCCATATGCGCGAGAATGCCGGCGCCCGCGACATCCGGCTCGACGCGGAAGACCTCGCCGCGCTGGACGCCGCCTTCCCGCCGCCCTCGCGCCGGCGGGCGCTGGAAATGCTCTGA
- a CDS encoding DMT family transporter — protein MSILSGALLTPRAAGLAVVLFSTLLWSLVGLFVRMADLDAWTIILWRSVFAALALAPIWLLATRNKAQALGRMGSRGGLVAIGLAVAGNVGYIAALQLTSVAAVMTVYATLPFVTGLLGLWLLGERLSRRFGAAALTATIGIAITAGAAMSAGDAAGMAVAGLMTLSWGGLLVQAKKHPGLDLTLISLVSAVIAAVIALPLATPGLPPAFSLWACALLGVLTSGLANVLTLMGGRHIRSGETGLLLLLDVALSPLWVWLAYDERVGPPALFGGGLVVVAVAVYLFADARRRPAPCPAE, from the coding sequence ATGTCCATCCTTTCCGGCGCTTTGCTTACCCCCCGCGCGGCCGGTCTTGCCGTGGTGCTGTTCTCCACCCTGCTCTGGAGCCTGGTGGGCCTGTTCGTGCGCATGGCCGATCTCGATGCGTGGACGATCATCCTGTGGCGCTCGGTGTTCGCGGCGCTGGCGCTGGCGCCGATCTGGCTGCTGGCGACGCGCAACAAGGCGCAGGCGCTGGGCCGGATGGGCAGCCGCGGCGGCCTCGTCGCCATCGGCCTCGCCGTGGCCGGCAATGTCGGCTACATCGCCGCGCTGCAACTGACCTCGGTGGCGGCGGTCATGACGGTCTATGCCACCCTGCCCTTCGTCACCGGGCTGCTCGGCCTGTGGCTGCTGGGCGAGCGATTGAGCCGGCGCTTCGGCGCGGCGGCGCTGACGGCGACGATCGGCATCGCCATCACCGCCGGCGCCGCCATGTCGGCCGGCGATGCCGCCGGCATGGCGGTCGCCGGGCTGATGACGCTGAGCTGGGGCGGGCTGCTGGTGCAGGCGAAGAAACATCCCGGGCTCGACCTCACCCTGATCAGCCTGGTCTCCGCCGTGATCGCGGCGGTGATCGCCCTGCCGCTGGCCACGCCCGGCCTGCCGCCGGCCTTCTCGCTCTGGGCCTGCGCGCTGCTCGGCGTGCTCACCTCCGGCCTCGCCAATGTGCTGACCCTGATGGGCGGGCGGCACATCCGTTCCGGCGAGACCGGCCTGCTGCTGCTGCTCGACGTGGCGCTCTCGCCGCTCTGGGTGTGGCTCGCCTATGACGAGCGGGTCGGCCCGCCGGCGCTGTTCGGCGGCGGGCTGGTGGTTGTGGCCGTCGCCGTCTACCTGTTCGCCGACGCCCGGCGCCGGCCCGCCCCCTGCCCGGCCGAGTGA
- a CDS encoding TetR family transcriptional regulator C-terminal domain-containing protein, whose amino-acid sequence MTEKSSTRDKIVAAGRKAMLEQGYEGTGLGPLLASVSVPKGSFYHFFGSKQEFAGAVLAAYSMQYRQQRQELFADAALGPLARIERHLVQVERDSVADAGVPGCLYGVLSQAAPSLGEELRAQLEGAFAAWEQDLAALIGEAQRAGEVDDALDPVEMAAHIVDSYEGAVIRARAGAGPAAFARFRKFALATLRGRSGAAGPAGA is encoded by the coding sequence ATGACAGAGAAATCATCCACGCGCGACAAAATCGTCGCCGCCGGCAGGAAGGCGATGCTGGAGCAGGGCTATGAAGGCACCGGCCTCGGCCCGCTTCTGGCCTCGGTGTCGGTACCCAAGGGCTCCTTCTACCATTTTTTCGGCAGCAAGCAGGAATTTGCCGGCGCGGTTCTCGCCGCCTATTCCATGCAGTATCGCCAGCAGCGGCAGGAGCTTTTCGCCGATGCGGCCCTCGGCCCGCTGGCGCGGATCGAGCGCCATCTGGTGCAGGTCGAGCGCGACTCGGTGGCGGATGCCGGGGTGCCGGGCTGTCTCTATGGCGTCCTCTCCCAGGCGGCGCCCAGCCTGGGCGAGGAACTGCGCGCCCAGCTCGAAGGCGCCTTCGCCGCCTGGGAGCAGGACCTCGCCGCGCTGATCGGCGAGGCCCAGCGCGCTGGCGAGGTCGATGACGCGCTCGATCCCGTCGAGATGGCGGCGCACATTGTCGACAGCTATGAGGGCGCGGTCATCCGGGCGCGCGCCGGCGCCGGCCCCGCCGCCTTCGCCCGCTTCCGCAAATTCGCGCTGGCGACGCTGCGCGGCCGATCGGGCGCCGCCGGCCCGGCGGGCGCCTGA
- a CDS encoding energy-coupling factor ABC transporter ATP-binding protein, giving the protein MPHAPLIRLENVTLTRGGRVVLDDVSLALHERRIGLIGTNGSGKSSLVRLLNGLLTADKGRVSVHGLDAAEQASELPRKVGFIFQNPDHQIIFPTVAEEVAFSLEQAGLPRRQAAKEAIPALARFGRAHWAERPVHALSEGEKQFLCIIAVLVMQPALLILDEPFSSLDLPTRRRLEALVAGLEQQVILVAHELDAFARYDRVIWLHEGRLRGDGPPGEVIAAYRAFAEALA; this is encoded by the coding sequence GTGCCGCACGCCCCGCTGATCCGCCTGGAGAACGTCACCCTCACCCGCGGCGGGCGGGTGGTGCTGGACGATGTGTCGCTCGCCCTTCACGAGCGCCGCATCGGGCTGATCGGCACCAATGGCTCCGGCAAAAGCTCGCTGGTCCGCCTGCTCAACGGCCTGCTCACGGCTGACAAAGGCCGCGTCAGCGTGCACGGCCTCGACGCCGCCGAACAGGCAAGCGAACTGCCGCGCAAGGTCGGCTTCATCTTCCAGAATCCCGACCACCAGATCATCTTTCCCACCGTGGCGGAGGAAGTCGCCTTCAGCCTCGAACAGGCGGGCCTGCCGCGCCGGCAGGCGGCGAAGGAGGCCATCCCCGCGCTCGCCCGCTTCGGGCGCGCCCATTGGGCCGAGAGGCCGGTGCACGCGCTCTCGGAAGGGGAAAAGCAGTTCCTCTGCATCATCGCCGTGCTGGTGATGCAGCCGGCCCTGCTCATCCTCGACGAGCCCTTCTCCAGCCTCGACCTGCCGACCCGCCGGCGTCTGGAAGCTTTGGTGGCCGGGCTGGAGCAACAGGTGATCCTCGTCGCCCATGAGCTCGACGCCTTCGCGAGATATGACCGGGTGATCTGGCTGCATGAGGGCCGGCTGCGCGGCGACGGCCCCCCGGGCGAGGTGATCGCCGCCTATCGCGCCTTCGCCGAGGCGCTGGCGTGA
- a CDS encoding CbiQ family ECF transporter T component, which translates to MISLYLPERTWLHAIPAGAKLLALALISLIAAPLDSLPWLAGLLLAVLALYASLGKPALAQIALLRPLWPLFLILLAFHWWNGDPRAGLVVLARILAMVLLANAVTMTTRMDAMMDAVEPLLRPLALVGVSPRAVALAVAMMIRFVPLLFALWEALNESWRARTGRRGGWRLLAPFCIQTLRLSHHTAEALAARGGAPRQARR; encoded by the coding sequence GTGATCTCGCTTTATCTGCCCGAACGCACCTGGCTGCACGCCATTCCCGCCGGGGCCAAGCTGCTGGCGCTGGCGCTGATCAGCCTCATCGCCGCGCCGCTGGACAGCCTCCCCTGGCTGGCCGGCCTGCTCCTTGCCGTGCTGGCGCTCTACGCCTCGCTGGGAAAGCCGGCGCTGGCGCAGATCGCCCTGTTGCGCCCGCTCTGGCCGCTCTTTCTTATCCTGCTCGCCTTCCATTGGTGGAATGGCGATCCGCGCGCCGGCCTCGTCGTGCTGGCGCGCATTCTCGCCATGGTGCTGCTGGCCAATGCCGTGACCATGACGACGCGCATGGACGCGATGATGGACGCGGTGGAGCCGCTGCTGCGCCCGCTCGCCCTTGTCGGCGTGTCGCCGCGCGCCGTCGCCCTCGCCGTGGCGATGATGATCCGTTTCGTGCCGCTGCTGTTCGCGCTGTGGGAGGCGCTGAACGAATCCTGGCGCGCCCGTACAGGCCGTCGCGGCGGCTGGCGCCTGCTCGCGCCTTTCTGTATCCAGACGCTGAGACTGTCCCATCACACCGCCGAGGCGCTGGCCGCGCGCGGCGGCGCACCCCGGCAAGCCCGAAGATGA
- a CDS encoding biotin transporter BioY, with product MKDRSLVQIALYAAIFAVLGLLPRFDLPFAAGVPITAQSMGAMLAGVMLGARRGALAMVLLLFVVALGAPLLAGGRGGLGVFFTPSVGFIFGWVAVAFVSGWLMQALRKAPVFPAALIAAVTGGIVVMYAFGIAGMALVGGLSVLDATKACLIFIPGDAIKAVLVALIAQTVARGMPEALLSRNA from the coding sequence ATGAAAGACCGCAGCCTCGTGCAGATCGCCCTCTACGCCGCCATTTTCGCGGTGCTCGGCCTGCTGCCGCGTTTCGATCTGCCCTTCGCCGCCGGCGTGCCGATCACCGCCCAGAGCATGGGCGCGATGCTGGCCGGGGTCATGCTCGGCGCCCGGCGCGGCGCGCTCGCCATGGTGCTGCTGCTGTTCGTCGTCGCGCTCGGCGCGCCGCTGCTGGCCGGCGGGCGCGGCGGGCTCGGCGTGTTCTTCACCCCCTCGGTCGGCTTCATCTTCGGCTGGGTCGCGGTGGCCTTCGTCTCCGGCTGGCTGATGCAGGCGCTGCGCAAGGCGCCGGTGTTCCCGGCCGCGCTCATCGCCGCCGTCACCGGCGGCATTGTGGTGATGTATGCCTTCGGCATTGCCGGCATGGCGCTGGTCGGCGGGCTCTCCGTGCTTGACGCCACCAAGGCCTGCCTCATCTTCATCCCCGGCGACGCCATCAAGGCGGTGCTGGTGGCGCTGATCGCGCAGACCGTGGCGCGCGGCATGCCGGAAGCGCTGCTCTCGCGCAACGCCTGA